One Camelina sativa cultivar DH55 chromosome 3, Cs, whole genome shotgun sequence genomic window carries:
- the LOC104777290 gene encoding uncharacterized protein OsI_027940-like isoform X1, with protein MSRHPTVKWAQRSDKVYITVELPDAEDVKVKLEPHGKFFFSATSEPTKTPYEVDIDLFESVDVNESKASVSSRCICYMVKKAESKWWDRLIKQEGKTPVYLKVDWDKWVDEDEDKGGADDMDFGDFDFNSLNMGDTDGIGNGEGGSDMEEETTEESKVGEKIEEEEENAEKDKEAASEVKKN; from the exons ATGAG TAGACATCCAACGGTGAAGTGGGCGCAAAGATCTGATAAGGTTTACATAACCGTGGAATTGCCGGATGCTGAAGATGTTAAGGTGAAGCTTGAGCCTCACGGCAAGTTCTTTTTCTCTGCTACGAGTGAACCTACCAAGACACCATACGAGGTGGACATTGATCTGTTTGAAAGTGTTGATGTGAAT GAGAGCAAGGCGAGTGTAAGCTCGAGGTGTATATGTTACATGGTGAAGAAAGCTGAGAGCAAATGGTGGGACAGATTGATTAAGCAAGAAGGGAAAACTCCAGTGTACTTGAAAGTTGATTGGGATAAATgggttgatgaagatgaagataaag GAGGAGCTGATGATATGGACTTTGGAGATTTTGATTTCAAT agtCTCAACATGGGAGACACTGATGGCATTGGAAATGGAG AAGGTGGTAGTGATATGGAGGAGGAGACTACAGAAGAGTCAAAGGTAGgggagaagattgaagaagaagaagaaaatgcagagaaagataaagaagcTGCATCAGAAGTGAAGAAGAATTAA
- the LOC104777290 gene encoding uncharacterized protein OsI_027940-like isoform X2 gives MSRHPTVKWAQRSDKVYITVELPDAEDVKVKLEPHGKFFFSATSEPTKTPYEVDIDLFESVDVNESKASVSSRCICYMVKKAESKWWDRLIKQEGKTPVYLKVDWDKWVDEDEDKGGADDMDFGDFDFNSLNMGDTDGIGNGGGSDMEEETTEESKVGEKIEEEEENAEKDKEAASEVKKN, from the exons ATGAG TAGACATCCAACGGTGAAGTGGGCGCAAAGATCTGATAAGGTTTACATAACCGTGGAATTGCCGGATGCTGAAGATGTTAAGGTGAAGCTTGAGCCTCACGGCAAGTTCTTTTTCTCTGCTACGAGTGAACCTACCAAGACACCATACGAGGTGGACATTGATCTGTTTGAAAGTGTTGATGTGAAT GAGAGCAAGGCGAGTGTAAGCTCGAGGTGTATATGTTACATGGTGAAGAAAGCTGAGAGCAAATGGTGGGACAGATTGATTAAGCAAGAAGGGAAAACTCCAGTGTACTTGAAAGTTGATTGGGATAAATgggttgatgaagatgaagataaag GAGGAGCTGATGATATGGACTTTGGAGATTTTGATTTCAAT agtCTCAACATGGGAGACACTGATGGCATTGGAAATGGAG GTGGTAGTGATATGGAGGAGGAGACTACAGAAGAGTCAAAGGTAGgggagaagattgaagaagaagaagaaaatgcagagaaagataaagaagcTGCATCAGAAGTGAAGAAGAATTAA
- the LOC104777290 gene encoding uncharacterized protein OsI_027940-like isoform X3: MRHPTVKWAQRSDKVYITVELPDAEDVKVKLEPHGKFFFSATSEPTKTPYEVDIDLFESVDVNESKASVSSRCICYMVKKAESKWWDRLIKQEGKTPVYLKVDWDKWVDEDEDKGGADDMDFGDFDFNSLNMGDTDGIGNGEGGSDMEEETTEESKVGEKIEEEEENAEKDKEAASEVKKN, from the exons ATGAG ACATCCAACGGTGAAGTGGGCGCAAAGATCTGATAAGGTTTACATAACCGTGGAATTGCCGGATGCTGAAGATGTTAAGGTGAAGCTTGAGCCTCACGGCAAGTTCTTTTTCTCTGCTACGAGTGAACCTACCAAGACACCATACGAGGTGGACATTGATCTGTTTGAAAGTGTTGATGTGAAT GAGAGCAAGGCGAGTGTAAGCTCGAGGTGTATATGTTACATGGTGAAGAAAGCTGAGAGCAAATGGTGGGACAGATTGATTAAGCAAGAAGGGAAAACTCCAGTGTACTTGAAAGTTGATTGGGATAAATgggttgatgaagatgaagataaag GAGGAGCTGATGATATGGACTTTGGAGATTTTGATTTCAAT agtCTCAACATGGGAGACACTGATGGCATTGGAAATGGAG AAGGTGGTAGTGATATGGAGGAGGAGACTACAGAAGAGTCAAAGGTAGgggagaagattgaagaagaagaagaaaatgcagagaaagataaagaagcTGCATCAGAAGTGAAGAAGAATTAA